Proteins co-encoded in one uncultured Bacteroides sp. genomic window:
- the cas3 gene encoding CRISPR-associated helicase Cas3': MIADYNKILAKSGGTPLVQHLSEVAQLAEIVADNLGLDANIARKGAILHDIGKVSPFFQQTLKEGYQRPPGFIFRHEIASLFFISLLNENEKQPIIEMIVAHHKSVYNDVGGKGILDLLDNDPECLSQHIKDFESWSVDALAILEKMGFHTEPITRKQAEDNFFEVVDFCRLKTYGYSQWKGVLIAADHLASALEGRLDSFSKRLFIKPDLNYYHSRKSKLYPLSLISTDDERLHTLVTAPTGAGKTDFLIRRCRGRVFYTLPFQASINAMYERIKEDLKNTNADVRLLHASSSIKIDNNKIEEKILQHHIGASVKVLTPHQIASIVFGTKGYEAMIVDMKDCDVILDEIHTYSGTIQAIVLKMVEILCNLGCRIHIGTATMPTVLYNRIVEALGGKEKIYEVQLPDEILDTFDRHTVYKADSFESLTGIIDESLKNKQKILLVCNQVKRSQELFERLSEDYPQVKKMLLHSRFKRGKRSQLEEELRNVYNVNSEACIVVSTQVVEVSLDISFDLMITECAPIDALIQRFGRINRKRTTETIGHYKPVHVIQPPQKEGDAKPYNLEVLQRTFDILPNGEVIRERNLQRMIDVVYPTSEFIDIDWNTTFYNGEWNIRKLWHKAKSALLEVLEIDSVTCIEQSDLVYYETASFEEKTKLEIPASFRSVGYRKLDKSKVGSRPFIIPSKAYDSNMGFLTDYAKPEFYDTTLQFL; this comes from the coding sequence ATGATAGCAGACTATAATAAAATATTAGCCAAAAGTGGGGGAACGCCTCTCGTGCAGCATTTATCTGAAGTAGCACAACTAGCTGAGATCGTTGCCGATAATTTAGGACTAGATGCGAATATAGCTCGTAAAGGAGCGATACTGCATGATATTGGAAAAGTTAGTCCTTTTTTTCAGCAGACTTTAAAAGAAGGGTATCAACGCCCCCCTGGTTTTATATTCAGGCATGAAATCGCATCTTTGTTTTTTATATCATTATTAAATGAAAACGAGAAGCAACCAATAATAGAAATGATTGTTGCTCATCATAAATCTGTTTATAATGATGTTGGAGGAAAAGGTATTTTGGATTTATTAGATAACGACCCTGAATGTCTTTCTCAGCATATAAAAGATTTTGAATCATGGAGTGTTGACGCCTTGGCTATCTTAGAAAAAATGGGATTTCACACAGAACCCATAACACGCAAGCAGGCTGAGGATAATTTCTTTGAAGTTGTTGATTTTTGTAGATTGAAGACATACGGATACTCTCAATGGAAAGGAGTTCTGATAGCTGCTGATCATTTAGCATCAGCATTGGAGGGAAGGTTAGATTCATTCTCAAAAAGGTTATTTATTAAGCCAGACTTGAATTATTATCATTCACGGAAAAGTAAATTGTATCCTCTATCTTTAATTTCAACTGACGATGAAAGGTTACATACTTTGGTTACAGCACCTACTGGAGCTGGTAAAACAGATTTTTTAATTCGCCGTTGCAGAGGTAGAGTATTTTATACCTTACCGTTTCAAGCTTCTATAAATGCAATGTATGAACGGATAAAAGAGGACTTGAAGAATACGAATGCTGATGTTAGATTGCTTCATGCATCATCAAGCATTAAGATTGATAATAATAAAATAGAAGAAAAAATTCTGCAACATCATATCGGCGCTTCTGTCAAAGTATTGACTCCTCACCAAATAGCTTCAATTGTCTTTGGAACTAAAGGATATGAAGCAATGATTGTAGATATGAAAGATTGCGATGTTATTCTTGATGAGATACATACTTATTCGGGAACGATACAGGCTATAGTTCTTAAGATGGTTGAAATACTATGTAATCTGGGATGTCGGATTCATATTGGAACAGCAACAATGCCAACTGTTCTCTATAACCGTATTGTTGAAGCTTTAGGTGGAAAAGAAAAGATATATGAGGTTCAATTACCCGATGAAATACTGGATACTTTTGATCGGCATACAGTCTATAAAGCAGATTCATTTGAGTCTTTAACAGGTATAATAGATGAATCTTTGAAAAATAAACAAAAGATATTACTGGTTTGCAACCAGGTAAAGAGATCTCAGGAGTTGTTTGAACGTCTGTCAGAAGATTATCCGCAAGTAAAAAAAATGCTTTTACACAGTCGGTTTAAGAGAGGAAAACGTAGCCAGCTTGAAGAAGAGCTACGAAATGTATATAATGTAAATTCAGAAGCTTGTATTGTTGTTTCTACTCAGGTAGTGGAAGTTAGCTTAGATATCAGCTTTGATCTGATGATTACAGAATGTGCTCCGATTGATGCACTAATTCAAAGATTTGGTAGAATAAACAGAAAGAGAACAACAGAAACAATAGGTCATTATAAACCTGTCCATGTTATTCAACCACCTCAAAAAGAGGGCGATGCGAAACCATATAATCTTGAAGTTCTACAGCGGACTTTTGATATCTTACCTAACGGTGAAGTTATACGAGAAAGAAATCTGCAGAGAATGATTGATGTTGTTTATCCTACGTCTGAATTTATAGATATTGATTGGAATACGACTTTTTATAATGGAGAATGGAATATAAGAAAACTTTGGCATAAAGCTAAATCAGCACTTTTAGAAGTTTTAGAGATCGATTCTGTTACTTGTATTGAACAGTCAGATTTGGTTTATTATGAGACAGCATCATTTGAAGAAAAAACAAAATTAGAGATTCCGGCTTCCTTTCGCTCAGTGGGATATAGGAAACTGGATAAATCTAAAGTAGGTTCAAGACCTTTTATTATACCATCTAAAGCGTATGATAGCAATATGGGATTTTTAACTGATTATGCAAAGCCTGAATTTTATGATACTACATTACAGTTTTTATAA
- a CDS encoding N-acetylmuramoyl-L-alanine amidase, whose translation MREINLIVIHCSATRADRDVSAQDINAAHKVRGFTSWGYHYYIRKNGKVEPMRNLDEPGAHARGYNAKSIGICYEGGLDTNGKPADTRTLSQQIALHTLVSKLLKQFPGSKVVGHRDLSPDNNYNGIVDPFERVKECPCYNVLEEVWG comes from the coding sequence ATGAGAGAAATAAACCTGATAGTAATCCACTGTTCCGCCACCAGAGCAGATAGAGACGTATCCGCACAGGACATAAATGCAGCTCACAAAGTAAGAGGATTCACCTCCTGGGGCTATCACTACTACATCCGCAAGAACGGAAAAGTGGAGCCCATGCGCAACCTCGACGAGCCAGGTGCACACGCCCGGGGATACAACGCAAAATCAATAGGCATCTGCTACGAAGGCGGATTGGACACCAACGGCAAACCAGCGGATACAAGAACGCTATCTCAGCAAATAGCCCTGCATACATTGGTAAGCAAGTTACTGAAACAGTTCCCGGGCTCAAAAGTAGTTGGTCACAGAGACCTGAGTCCGGACAATAACTACAACGGGATTGTTGACCCATTTGAGAGGGTGAAAGAATGTCCCTGTTATAATGTTTTAGAGGAAGTTTGGGGATAA
- a CDS encoding CRISPR-associated protein Cas7, with amino-acid sequence MSPYIYLRVLKHAEHTVFCVQDGQKTYYDQLFGKSVAYSSGQQVKRSILDALTSNLNVQMAPITFNYNITSKDALENKEPWSPCDPVYIDQLLGGWMRAGDGITVKRRSPLSISAMRPLHPLLAGTYKENITFDRSDKPDSNPVNVRLGDKLLSEEEIEAFLSENNRTLPRRNWIPDNARTSGLFIYDIAIDLRTLFSVSTNQHEPELSKDKIEDLKSKGWIESENVFGKCIVLPKKEQEKIIPALANALLNWRITSNQARTFSLMETLAISISDNANKLAGSIRAKLIEDGEKPKAKPIIDETAGADVFVTLPCSNYIVTVNECADAVEQAENKLIDLMNSFDYVNQRS; translated from the coding sequence ATGAGTCCTTACATTTATTTAAGAGTATTAAAACATGCAGAACACACAGTGTTCTGTGTTCAAGATGGTCAAAAAACTTATTATGATCAATTATTTGGTAAATCAGTTGCATATTCAAGTGGACAACAAGTAAAGCGCTCAATTCTTGATGCTTTAACTTCAAATTTGAATGTACAAATGGCACCAATTACATTCAATTATAACATTACGTCAAAAGATGCATTAGAGAATAAGGAACCATGGTCTCCATGCGATCCAGTTTATATAGATCAACTTCTTGGTGGATGGATGCGCGCTGGGGATGGAATTACTGTAAAGAGAAGAAGTCCATTGTCTATTTCTGCAATGCGTCCATTACATCCTTTGCTTGCAGGCACATATAAAGAAAATATTACTTTTGATCGTAGCGATAAACCAGACTCTAATCCCGTGAATGTTAGATTGGGAGATAAATTATTATCGGAAGAAGAAATTGAAGCTTTTTTATCAGAGAATAATAGAACACTTCCTCGCAGAAACTGGATCCCGGATAATGCAAGAACTAGTGGTCTCTTTATTTATGACATAGCTATTGATCTTCGAACATTATTTTCTGTATCAACTAACCAACATGAACCCGAATTATCGAAAGATAAAATAGAGGATTTAAAATCTAAAGGTTGGATTGAAAGCGAAAATGTATTTGGTAAATGCATTGTTTTACCTAAAAAGGAACAAGAAAAAATAATTCCTGCGTTAGCAAATGCTTTATTGAATTGGCGAATAACTTCAAACCAAGCACGTACATTTAGTTTAATGGAAACATTGGCTATATCGATAAGTGATAATGCAAATAAACTCGCCGGATCAATACGAGCTAAATTAATTGAAGATGGAGAAAAACCTAAAGCAAAACCTATTATAGATGAAACGGCTGGTGCAGATGTTTTTGTAACTCTTCCTTGCTCAAATTATATTGTTACAGTAAACGAATGTGCCGATGCAGTAGAACAAGCTGAGAATAAACTCATTGATTTAATGAATTCTTTTGATTATGTAAATCAACGATCTTAA
- a CDS encoding nuclear transport factor 2 family protein yields MKTKLLFWTLFVTTLFSCTSKNKPVSEAEKGIIKKEVKDIVTIFFVGCEQADFRLVMKSLNYSPEFRYIYNGDVLNYDDYKAVFKPLFKTQKGQKYNILDEKYEIFDNSTVLYTAKIKNRTDYKDGHFVLVDHGVMLFVFKRIDEKWQIVYGVESTVEKIINDKKERKLNQLELLKQFAGTWKGKISKDSTFVWDGKYSGSKIEGNIKVLVKRKTVLEVKVVNVYDRSTDKFIETEIYKGSEPMVFVSWFTSNKVCEAVPFKDFSAPEQAKIKARFEFKRPDMFIQIITLNNTPVDTLICYRIKK; encoded by the coding sequence ATGAAAACAAAACTTCTTTTTTGGACGTTATTTGTAACTACTTTATTTTCCTGCACTAGCAAGAATAAACCTGTGTCCGAGGCCGAAAAAGGTATAATAAAGAAAGAAGTGAAGGATATTGTAACTATTTTCTTTGTTGGTTGCGAGCAAGCCGATTTTCGTTTGGTAATGAAATCACTAAATTATTCTCCCGAATTCAGATACATTTATAACGGCGATGTTTTAAACTATGATGATTATAAAGCTGTTTTTAAACCTCTATTTAAAACTCAGAAAGGGCAGAAATATAATATCCTGGACGAGAAATATGAGATTTTCGATAATTCAACGGTGCTGTACACGGCAAAGATAAAGAACCGGACAGATTATAAGGACGGACATTTTGTTTTAGTAGATCATGGAGTTATGCTTTTTGTTTTTAAACGAATTGATGAAAAATGGCAGATTGTGTATGGTGTGGAGTCTACTGTGGAGAAGATTATAAATGATAAGAAAGAGAGAAAGCTTAATCAGTTAGAATTATTAAAGCAGTTTGCCGGAACCTGGAAAGGAAAGATAAGCAAAGACAGTACTTTTGTCTGGGATGGGAAATATTCCGGAAGTAAAATAGAAGGCAATATCAAGGTACTTGTAAAGAGAAAAACAGTATTGGAGGTCAAAGTCGTGAATGTATATGATAGAAGTACCGATAAGTTTATAGAGACCGAAATCTATAAAGGTTCAGAGCCAATGGTTTTCGTTTCATGGTTTACATCAAACAAAGTGTGCGAAGCAGTTCCTTTTAAAGATTTCTCTGCGCCGGAGCAAGCTAAGATAAAGGCCCGATTTGAGTTTAAAAGACCAGATATGTTTATCCAGATAATCACTCTGAATAATACTCCGGTTGATACTCTTATCTGCTACAGGATAAAGAAATAA
- the cas6 gene encoding CRISPR-associated endoribonuclease Cas6 produces MRIYLSTTPNNGVVPFDYQQKLIGVLHKWLGKNNLHDSISLYSFSWLMNGKLLKGGFSFEKGAEWFISFYDDSHVKEIVRTIIDDPEMFSGLTITDVDIQETPNLDEQDHFRVASPVFIKRKIDNNIKFYTYEDAEANSFMVETVKHKMKLAGLPNDETLKISFDHNYLNRKVKNVRIHGIENKCSMCPVIIVGKSSTKDFIWSVGVGNSTGSGFGAIY; encoded by the coding sequence ATGAGAATATATTTAAGTACAACACCAAACAACGGAGTCGTTCCGTTTGACTATCAGCAGAAATTAATTGGAGTACTTCACAAGTGGTTGGGGAAAAACAATCTTCATGATTCTATATCCTTGTATTCTTTTTCGTGGCTAATGAATGGTAAGTTGTTAAAAGGTGGCTTTTCTTTTGAAAAAGGTGCAGAATGGTTTATTAGCTTTTATGATGATAGTCATGTAAAAGAAATAGTCAGAACAATTATAGATGATCCTGAGATGTTTTCTGGTTTAACGATTACAGATGTGGATATTCAAGAAACTCCGAACTTGGATGAACAAGATCATTTTCGTGTGGCAAGTCCGGTTTTTATCAAAAGAAAGATTGATAATAATATTAAGTTCTACACTTATGAAGATGCTGAAGCCAATAGTTTTATGGTTGAGACAGTAAAGCACAAAATGAAATTAGCAGGTTTACCAAATGATGAAACATTAAAGATATCTTTTGATCATAACTATTTAAATAGGAAAGTAAAGAATGTTAGAATTCATGGGATAGAAAATAAATGTAGTATGTGTCCAGTGATAATAGTAGGGAAGTCGTCAACAAAAGATTTTATATGGAGTGTTGGAGTCGGTAATTCTACAGGATCTGGTTTTGGAGCAATATATTAA
- a CDS encoding HTH domain-containing protein, producing the protein MDQPKLERLLRLMKMLTGNVSYTVKDLSDTLQMSVRTVYRYISK; encoded by the coding sequence ATGGATCAACCCAAACTTGAACGGCTGTTGCGTCTTATGAAAATGCTTACAGGAAATGTGTCCTATACAGTGAAAGATTTGTCGGATACTTTGCAAATGTCCGTACGAACAGTTTATCGATATATCAGTAAATAA
- a CDS encoding leucine-rich repeat domain-containing protein, with protein sequence MKRTVLFALTLSLITLGCSKNCQKQGVLKNEKRVVNVKREGTLSALILPTEKYLITDLTLKGNLNGVDFKFIREMSGRNYRESITAGKLTRLDLKDANIIESGCYFFSPYTKRQEYCYTKANGIPNFAFQNLSNLKSIILPQSIVSIGTAAFERCKGLISVKIPSSVNSIGSFAFGTCEGLKQIHCKSNIPPKAESYIFSNTNKAQCKLYVPKGCSANYKSAKEWKGFTTIIEE encoded by the coding sequence ATGAAAAGAACAGTACTATTTGCATTAACCCTTTCACTCATAACGTTAGGATGCAGCAAGAATTGTCAGAAGCAAGGTGTCTTAAAGAATGAGAAAAGGGTTGTTAATGTAAAAAGAGAAGGAACATTGTCTGCATTGATTTTACCTACAGAGAAATACCTGATTACAGACCTTACTTTGAAAGGAAATTTAAATGGAGTTGATTTTAAGTTTATCCGCGAAATGTCCGGACGCAATTATCGGGAAAGCATAACGGCCGGGAAGCTTACCAGATTAGATCTGAAAGATGCAAACATAATAGAAAGTGGCTGTTATTTCTTTTCTCCATATACAAAAAGACAGGAATATTGTTATACAAAAGCGAATGGAATTCCAAATTTTGCATTCCAGAATCTGAGTAATCTAAAATCAATTATTCTGCCCCAAAGCATTGTTTCTATTGGAACAGCTGCCTTTGAAAGATGCAAAGGATTAATCTCCGTGAAAATTCCAAGCAGTGTTAATTCGATTGGCAGTTTTGCTTTTGGAACATGCGAAGGATTAAAGCAGATTCACTGTAAAAGTAATATACCGCCCAAAGCAGAATCATACATATTCAGTAACACAAATAAAGCGCAATGCAAGCTGTATGTACCCAAAGGTTGTTCTGCAAACTATAAAAGTGCAAAAGAATGGAAGGGGTTTACCACGATCATTGAAGAATAG
- a CDS encoding DUF4248 domain-containing protein, with protein MTIFISKYAHALSGCLRLTKVAALYFRNYAKTNAAKKLFIAKIKEDSDMHAELISIGYSPKNRFITPKQITVIIQNWGYPDDFKKLQDSNSPNTRNVNNQNF; from the coding sequence ATGACTATTTTTATCAGCAAATACGCTCATGCTCTTTCAGGATGTCTCCGTCTTACAAAGGTGGCCGCTCTTTACTTCAGAAATTATGCAAAAACAAACGCAGCTAAAAAGCTGTTTATAGCTAAAATTAAAGAAGACAGCGATATGCATGCCGAGTTAATAAGTATAGGATATTCTCCTAAAAACCGATTTATTACTCCAAAACAAATTACCGTGATTATTCAAAACTGGGGCTATCCGGACGACTTTAAAAAATTACAGGACAGCAATAGCCCAAACACCCGCAATGTAAATAATCAGAATTTCTGA
- the dnaB gene encoding replicative DNA helicase has product MEKNISLPFDCDTEEVVLGVIILEKNAITMAMQYLRTEMFYYDNHQTIFATLVRMYNERRDIDIITVADELRRRNELDKVGGPFYITKLSSQVVSSAHLQSHCLIVKDLFIRREVIKGISKLLSSAQDMMVDVMDVVCDMQELASQVEKDAVKMDNLRDMETLMEDTLQLAKQRMENSVNGVTGVDTGLTDLNKMTGGWQNSELVVLAARPAVGKTMVALFLAKAAAKTGVNVLFCSIEMQGERLGDRLILMESTVNPHAWRTGLTGDQEWKEAHEAARELSTLPIKIDDNPSMSIDYIRAEARLLKNKGKCDIIFIDYLQLSDMKDHSRNNRNREQEVAIAARKSKMLAKEMNCPVILLSQLNREVESRFGNRPQLADLRESGAIEQDADIVLLLHRPAMMGQATDTETGYPAEGLGILNIAKHRNGETGNIHFSHNKSMTKICDYVPPMEWLMKHSK; this is encoded by the coding sequence ATGGAAAAAAATATAAGTCTGCCTTTTGACTGTGATACCGAAGAAGTGGTGCTGGGCGTAATCATACTGGAAAAGAACGCAATAACCATGGCTATGCAGTATTTACGGACGGAGATGTTTTACTATGACAATCACCAGACAATTTTCGCCACACTGGTACGTATGTACAACGAAAGGCGCGATATAGACATTATCACCGTGGCCGACGAACTGCGACGCAGAAATGAGCTCGACAAGGTGGGCGGCCCCTTCTACATCACTAAACTTAGCAGCCAGGTGGTCAGCTCGGCTCACTTGCAATCTCATTGCTTGATTGTGAAAGATCTGTTTATTCGCAGGGAGGTGATTAAGGGGATAAGCAAACTACTCTCCTCCGCTCAGGATATGATGGTGGATGTAATGGATGTGGTGTGCGATATGCAGGAACTGGCCTCGCAGGTGGAAAAGGATGCAGTGAAGATGGATAACCTCCGCGATATGGAAACGCTGATGGAGGACACGTTGCAGCTGGCAAAGCAACGCATGGAGAATTCGGTAAACGGGGTTACGGGCGTTGACACCGGACTTACGGATCTGAACAAGATGACCGGTGGCTGGCAAAACAGTGAACTGGTGGTGCTGGCTGCCCGTCCGGCCGTTGGTAAAACAATGGTGGCGCTTTTCCTGGCAAAGGCGGCGGCAAAGACAGGAGTAAATGTGCTATTCTGCAGTATAGAGATGCAGGGTGAACGGCTGGGCGACCGGTTGATTCTGATGGAAAGTACAGTGAATCCCCATGCATGGCGCACCGGTCTCACCGGTGATCAGGAATGGAAGGAAGCGCATGAGGCTGCCCGTGAGCTAAGCACTTTACCCATAAAGATTGACGACAATCCATCTATGAGCATTGATTACATCCGTGCCGAGGCACGTTTATTGAAGAACAAGGGGAAATGTGACATTATTTTCATTGACTACCTGCAGCTCAGTGATATGAAAGATCACAGCAGAAATAACCGCAACCGGGAACAGGAGGTGGCTATCGCTGCCAGAAAGTCGAAGATGCTGGCAAAGGAGATGAACTGTCCGGTTATATTGCTCAGCCAGCTAAACAGAGAGGTAGAGAGTCGTTTCGGAAATCGTCCGCAGTTGGCAGATTTGCGTGAGAGTGGTGCCATAGAACAGGATGCAGACATTGTACTGTTGCTCCATAGACCGGCAATGATGGGGCAAGCCACAGACACGGAAACCGGCTACCCCGCCGAAGGTCTGGGCATACTGAATATTGCCAAACACCGAAACGGGGAAACGGGCAATATTCATTTCTCACATAACAAGAGTATGACGAAGATTTGTGATTATGTGCCACCAATGGAATGGCTGATGAAACACAGTAAATAA
- a CDS encoding DUF4248 domain-containing protein yields the protein MEEEFKIRTYTKVELACLYNPCMTIPCALRTLARWISCNTRLTAELSLLEYNHRDRIYTPRQVRAIVEYLGEP from the coding sequence ATGGAAGAAGAATTTAAGATCCGTACGTACACCAAGGTAGAACTGGCCTGCCTTTACAATCCCTGCATGACCATTCCCTGTGCCCTGCGCACCCTTGCGCGGTGGATTTCCTGCAACACCCGTCTCACTGCCGAACTTTCCCTGCTTGAATACAACCATCGCGACCGCATCTATACGCCGCGCCAGGTAAGAGCCATTGTTGAATACCTGGGAGAGCCGTGA
- a CDS encoding leucine-rich repeat domain-containing protein, with protein MKTNTISKCLLVIICLLMSLGSQAQGIKADTLKVSAGNLSALLGDKKDLITHLILKGKINGTDITTIRSMAKLSVINLLDVDIVKGGVFNSSLYNDKIDITNNEVPEEMFYAKDNLTVIILPENVTAIGLKAFSDCPKLASVSIPDGVISFGTNAFYGCSKLLSVTIPAKVTTIDYGAFQECSGLKEVHCKALIPVKITTFTFYGINFSTCKLYVPKGTADLYKIADGWKAFKNIIEE; from the coding sequence ATGAAAACGAATACTATTTCTAAATGTCTGCTTGTAATAATCTGCCTGTTAATGAGTTTGGGATCACAAGCGCAAGGCATTAAAGCAGATACTCTGAAAGTATCTGCGGGAAATCTGAGTGCTCTGCTAGGAGATAAGAAAGACCTGATTACCCATTTAATTCTCAAAGGGAAAATAAACGGAACTGACATTACCACCATTCGTAGCATGGCAAAACTATCGGTAATCAATTTGCTGGACGTGGATATTGTTAAGGGAGGAGTTTTTAACAGTTCTCTTTATAACGACAAGATAGATATTACAAACAATGAAGTACCGGAAGAGATGTTCTATGCCAAAGATAATCTGACAGTGATAATTCTTCCTGAAAATGTAACTGCTATTGGCTTGAAAGCCTTTTCTGATTGCCCAAAGCTGGCTTCTGTTTCAATACCCGATGGAGTAATTTCTTTTGGAACCAATGCATTTTATGGTTGCTCAAAACTGTTATCTGTCACCATTCCTGCCAAGGTCACAACTATTGATTATGGAGCTTTTCAGGAATGCTCAGGATTAAAGGAAGTTCACTGTAAAGCATTGATTCCGGTAAAGATCACTACTTTTACTTTCTATGGCATTAATTTCAGCACATGCAAACTTTATGTACCCAAAGGTACTGCCGATCTCTATAAGATTGCAGATGGATGGAAAGCCTTTAAAAATATCATTGAGGAATAA
- a CDS encoding HU family DNA-binding protein, producing the protein MSVTYSVVMRKNPAKPAEAGKFYALAQSSGTMDFNALCKDVKARCTVTRADIAGVVEGVLDSMIMGLEGGKIVRLGNFGSFQLGVNGKGAATEKEFNSTLIKGTRIAFRPGPLLIEMQNNLGYSMVPKKVVKVTTNV; encoded by the coding sequence ATGAGTGTAACGTATTCAGTAGTTATGAGAAAGAATCCTGCCAAACCGGCAGAAGCGGGAAAGTTTTACGCATTGGCGCAATCAAGTGGTACAATGGATTTCAATGCCCTTTGCAAGGATGTAAAAGCCCGATGTACAGTGACTCGTGCAGACATTGCCGGCGTAGTTGAAGGAGTGCTCGACTCCATGATCATGGGATTGGAAGGAGGAAAGATTGTGCGTCTGGGCAATTTCGGCAGTTTCCAGCTTGGAGTGAACGGCAAAGGTGCTGCAACCGAGAAGGAGTTTAACTCCACCCTGATTAAAGGTACCCGAATTGCCTTCCGTCCCGGTCCGTTGCTGATTGAGATGCAAAACAACCTGGGCTACTCCATGGTTCCCAAGAAGGTGGTGAAGGTTACCACCAACGTGTAA
- the cas6 gene encoding CRISPR-associated endoribonuclease Cas6: MQFKIILNTEKHAFGNALPLNYQYELSAVIYKILSSASEEYASWLHDNGFTLDGKRFKLFTYSRLFIPSYAIDKKRARIIINSDAVEWYVSFLPEESTEKFVQGVFMNQTFQLGNQSDLVQFHVQSIEVLPAPQFEDEMIFETLSPICISQHEDSGKTSYLSPSDEWAEESILSSLLNRYQAFYGIPYAGAQDFRFNVLNTPKSVLITFKANTPEETKVRGYMCRFKIKADKELMKIMYESGVGMKGSQGWGMVKTIQAINS, from the coding sequence ATGCAATTTAAAATTATACTGAACACAGAAAAACATGCATTTGGAAATGCACTTCCGTTGAACTACCAATACGAATTATCAGCAGTTATATATAAAATTCTGTCAAGTGCAAGTGAGGAATATGCATCCTGGTTGCACGATAACGGTTTCACGCTCGATGGAAAACGATTTAAGCTGTTTACTTATTCAAGACTTTTTATTCCAAGCTATGCCATAGATAAGAAACGCGCGCGTATTATAATTAATAGTGATGCCGTTGAGTGGTATGTTTCTTTTTTACCCGAAGAGTCTACCGAGAAATTTGTTCAGGGTGTATTTATGAACCAAACATTTCAGCTAGGAAATCAAAGCGATTTAGTGCAGTTTCACGTGCAAAGCATAGAAGTTCTTCCTGCCCCTCAGTTTGAAGACGAGATGATATTTGAAACACTTTCGCCTATCTGCATTTCGCAGCATGAAGATAGCGGTAAAACAAGCTATCTTTCTCCATCTGATGAATGGGCAGAAGAATCAATTTTGTCCAGTTTATTAAATCGTTATCAGGCATTTTATGGAATACCTTATGCCGGAGCGCAGGACTTTCGTTTTAACGTGCTAAATACTCCAAAATCAGTTCTGATTACTTTCAAAGCAAATACTCCGGAAGAAACAAAGGTGAGGGGATATATGTGCCGGTTTAAGATTAAGGCAGATAAAGAGCTGATGAAAATAATGTATGAAAGCGGAGTAGGCATGAAAGGCTCTCAGGGGTGGGGAATGGTAAAAACTATACAGGCTATTAATAGCTAA
- the cas4 gene encoding CRISPR-associated protein Cas4 → MQITGTHFNYYQVCKRKLWLFASGINMEHTSDLVFEGKLIHEESYPQRSSKYEEVEMDGIKVDFYDPKNKVIHEIKKSDKVDRAHEWQLKYYLYVFERNGIVGVTGVLEYPVLRKTDTVLLTDIDRETILSMEKEIKAIIDSEECPPLEKKRICKSCSYYDFCYSREEEE, encoded by the coding sequence ATGCAAATAACAGGAACCCATTTCAACTATTATCAGGTATGCAAACGAAAGCTTTGGCTGTTTGCAAGTGGAATAAATATGGAACATACCTCCGATCTTGTTTTTGAAGGTAAGCTTATCCATGAAGAATCTTATCCGCAACGTTCTTCCAAGTATGAAGAGGTGGAGATGGATGGGATAAAGGTTGACTTTTATGATCCTAAGAACAAGGTGATTCATGAGATAAAGAAATCGGATAAGGTGGATAGGGCACACGAGTGGCAGCTGAAATATTATCTGTATGTATTTGAACGAAATGGAATTGTTGGGGTAACCGGTGTCCTGGAATATCCGGTACTAAGGAAGACGGATACTGTTTTGCTAACCGATATTGACAGGGAAACAATTCTTTCTATGGAGAAGGAGATAAAAGCGATTATTGACAGTGAGGAATGTCCCCCTTTGGAGAAAAAACGTATCTGTAAAAGTTGTAGTTATTATGATTTCTGTTACAGCAGGGAGGAAGAAGAATGA